The sequence CATGCACAGACTTGCTAGAGCTTTGTGGCTATATTCCCTGAAGATTCTGACCACACTTGGTGTGCTCCAACCAGTGGCTgggcaggactttccctgcaattggaTTTCTGGGCTGTTGCTAGcttggcaccagaactgagagcatgAAGCCCCTTTTCTGTGCTCTCGCTGttgcctgattcaaatgcagagggacaGAGTAGTTTTGGATTGGGATTGGGGGAGGGAAGATGGGACAGGGAATTGGAGGGGATGTGGAGGGGGAAAGACTGGGCCTGGTTGGACAAGGAGAATGGCGCTGGGGAGTGAATTGAGGGGAAGGAGGCCTGGAAGCCAGCGGACGGAAGGTAGAGTTAGCTCAGATGAAGAGCTGAGGAGTGGAGGGAGAGACTGGAACTGAACAACTCTGATGGCGATGGCGGCGGGGTGTGTGATGAAGATCCGGGGGGGTGTGATGAAGATCCAGGGTGTGTGAGGAGAATTGGGACTTACTGAACAAAGAAAGTAGCGAAAAGGAGccccgggggagaggggcaggacacTAAGATTGGACAAGGAGTTTGGGAACCAGTTGGGACTAGCTGGGCAAGGAAACTGGGACTGAGATAAGAAGCTTGAGGAGGGGAGACTGGGAGGAGGAGTCAGAGGTGGGTAAGAGACAGGGCTAGAGCAGGTTGGAGGGGACTGAACAGGAGTCAAACTTGGGGAGAATGTGCAGAAGTCTGTACCCAGTCCCCTTCACATCATGGAATGGAACTGAAGATTCCTGTCTCACCATTCGTCTATTTTCAGCAGATATCTATGAAAGCCACTCAGTCTCTCACCCCTCTGGTCTCCAGAGAGGGTGATAAGGGATCTAAATGGATCTGACCCTGCTGATGATGCATGTTTGTGTCAGTGATGCCAAGtggtatacttttttttttttcagttttctaaaaaaaaccaacccctaggaaattacacacacacacctttatattaaaaacattatCAATGTAAAGTCAAACACTCAGAAATGAGGAAGTGATGGTAGAGTTCAGGTTGTATATGTATTATGATAgtccttaattacatgatcacataccacTATTTTTCCACCGGACTCGTACGCAGGATGtatctgctctggggatgaattagGGTTGTGTAGTAAAAGACTAGGACCTCTGATTCTTTTGTTACAGAAGTCAGAAGGTGTATAGTGAATGAGACAAGGGATTACAAGAAAAGAGAGGATGGCCTCATAGATGACACAGTTGAATGGTGCCCTTAATAACTGGATTCTATTTCTGTTTCTGCCATACTTACCATGTGATGCTAGTCAAGTGacttaaaacacatttttcacaGGTGGTCCCTAACACTGTGTTCCTCATTtcctgggtgcctgacttgagaccctggggtctgatctGTAGAAGTGCTAACTCCTGCCAGCTGTAACTAAGTCAAGGGGAGCTGTGCTTCAAATACATAATGTGGTACTTAATGCTAAGTAGTCCAATAATGAGTTTTAAATCCCATCCTACAAGTCTCAAACTGAGCACCTGAAATTAGTAGATACTAACAATAAGATGCAGGGCCCTTTCTTCCTGTAAGAAGATCACATGCAAtttcttcactttcatttttcCTTTGTGTATTTTAATCTTGTGACTTTGCTGCTTGCTTTTGAAGTTTCTGCAAAGACCTTTCTAAATGATGGGTTGAGAACTAGTAATGTTGAGGAACAGAGGAATCTGGAGTAACTGATGTGGATATTGTTCCATGAGTGTGTCTGCTTATTGAGGTGCCCTTTTTTTAGAGGTGGAATGTTTCATGGCATCACTTTCAAACATGTCCTTTCCATGTTAGCTCAACTGAATTGGCTTAACTCCCTTCTACCAAGTGTAACCTGCAAGAAAGTCTGGAATAATTCTGAGATGCAACTGCCCCATTCAACTTGGTGAGGTATTAACTCAGATGCTCAGGGGTAATGAATTAAATATCAACATTAATGTCATTCTTAATGTAAGAAAGAAGAGAACAGAATCACAGATCTGTGCAGCTTACTATGAGCAATGTCTCATTTTGCTGCCACAAGGGGTGGCCTGAGAGAGAGGCTGCTCCTTTCCCCTGCTAACTCAGGCTCTTCAGCCTTAACAGCTCTTATTCAAGTCCCCATGAGACCTTGTCTTcactaaaggggaaaaaaatagatgTTCATAACTCATGTTAGCTAACATGGTAAAATCTTAAAGACGACGAGGCAGGGACAAAATGGTATATTACACAATTTGTTTCAGTAACCCCTAAGTCAATCATGTAAATATTGTGGCTATACCAGCAAAGCCACTGAAGTAGTGCActtaaatctaatttaaaaagCTAGTTTCACTTCAACTCCTCTTCCTGTGATGTTAAATGGAACCGAAGAACATACCACTATTCTATGCAAAGCCAGTTAGGGCACAAGTTTGTATCAGCGATGCCGGCACAGTTTCAGGAATAGGGGCCATGATTTAAGTGCTATACCAGGAGCACAGAACATGATTTCTCAGCATTGGAACAGCAAAACTTTACAAAAAATAGAATAGTATTTTTCACAGCAGACTAGAACTAGAGGGGATCACACTCTGAGTGTGAATACTTAGCCAACGTTTCTCTAAATCATCTTCCATACAGTGATATTTTTCTTAGAACTGAGAGAGGTTAAAGCCTCAGCCAACTTACCAAAAGGAATACTACACAGCCAATCTccactaaattttttttaaaagtaattggaCTTTTGAAATGGTTTTCATTTGTGGTGAGTAGGAAACAATATGTAAGATTTTAATCTCAAAGGACAGAAGAAAATGATATTTAGAAATTTGGGTCAATGTTAAACACTTAACTTTTTTCATATGacatattagggctgtcaaacaattaatcacgattaatcacacttaaaacaatagaataccatttatttaaatatttttgggtgttttctacattttcaaatattgatttcaattacaacaatacaaactgtacagtgctcacttgttttttttacagtgcaagtacttgtaattaaaaatagtatttttcaattcacctaatacaagtactgtagtgcaaactctttatcatgaaagttgaacttacaaatgtagatgtacAAAAATAaggcattaaaaaataaaacaatgtaaaattttagagcctgcaagtccactcagtcctacttcttgttcagccagtcgctcagacaaaccagtttatatttatgggagatgctgctgcctgcttcttgtttacaatgtcacctgaaagtgagaccaggcattttcatggcactattgtagccagtgtcgcaagacatttacatgctagatgcgctaaagattcatatgttccttcatgcttcaactaccattcccgGGTGTGACTAgttcggtcacagagactccCTTGTGACTGTCACccgatgtgctgagactacctctgagcttGTTTTCTGTCAGCTTGGGACCCCAGAACTCTGTCTTGTTGAACCAGACATACTGGccagctgcaacacagacccagggtctgaaccacatccccaaagctgcaggctttaactgaaaaccactcagcgGGTACTCCTGTCTCCAATACCCAgctccaatgggatccaaaccccaaataaatccattttactctgttcagtcacaaatttaattcatgcattttttttttttaacgagcatcatcagcatggaagcatgtcttctggaatggtggctaaagcatgaaggggcatacaaatgtttagcatatctggcacataaataccttgcaatgtctgatacaaaagtgccatgcaaatacctgttctaactttctggtgacactgtaaataagactgcagtattatctcctgtatatgtaaacaaacttgtttgcttacctgaataagaagtaggactgagtggacttgtagactctgaagttttacacggTTGTGGttttgactgcagttatgtaagaaaaaaatctacatttgtaagttgcactttcaggacagattgcactacagtaacttgtatgaggtgaattgaaaaatactatcatttttacagtgcaaatatttgtaataaaaatatacattgatttcaattacaacacagaatactatatatatatgaaaatgtagaaaaacatccaaaataataaatttcaattgctattctatttaacagtgcgattaaaaatgtgattaatcgcgattaatttttttgagttaatcgcctgagttaactgcgattaatcgacagcttTTTTCATAGCCCTTAtctgatctgcattcagttttAAATTAGTCTGTTCAGTGAAGAAAATTAAGTGAGGAACCAAATTAGGTTAAACTTTCTGTCAGAGCATTTTTGTGCATCAAGCTTCAGTTCAGGATAGATCAGAATGGTGGACAAAGCCTCTAAGCTATCAGTTTAAGATCATATCTGCATGCCACAGAACTTTAtattcaaataattaaaatagCCACTTGAAATGTAGTAATGTAGCCACTGACATGGTGATCAAATATGTCCTTTGGTTTGGAAATATTTAAGTCTCATTGCCTTTAACATAACCATTCTTTTTTATTCATTCATCCCAGCCACTAATCTGTATTGTTACAAGCACAGGGTCAATAATATTACACATCACTTATTCTTATTGTCATCCTCATAGTATCGCTGTTTCATAGCCCTGTATTTTCTGAGATAATACAAGGCCTCTAGCTCTTTTATAACAAATTCTCCGCGACTAATTAGTTGCTTAATTTTTTCTGGATCTTTCACATCCTTATTTTTTAGGAAAGCTGCCTTCAAACGGCTTCTAAAGTAGTCTGCTCCTTTGGGATATTCCCTTCCAAGGTAcagcagctttaaaaacaaaaacaaatattttagaaCTTGGCACTATGtggcaaaaatgtttttatcTAGTTAAGCAAAAGTACTAATGGCATTCAAGACACTTACATTTTTGTAAAGATTCAGCACTTCACCTCTTAAAGGACTGGCCATTTTTCATATTTCACTGAACATAGCCACTTAATTCTTGTGTGATTATTTACCTGAAGAATAATCAGTTTGATATTagccacacactgaactaacaAGTGACTGCACTTTAACCATTTATGGTATGATATTACTTACACTAATGTCCAAAATACCTCTTGAATTGAGTTTTCCTTAACttttgctttcctgaattagCATAAGTGCACTTATAATTTAATGAAGACAGATCTTATTTTAAGCAAAGTTGCAATCaattctgaaaataaataataattcaatGTATAGTCCCTAGTTCTAGCTTGCTAGCTTCCAACATTAGCATTTTTTATAATTCCCTGTGTTAATATCTAATTTATATTGCAAGTAAGTGGTGTATCCTCCACCTCAATTAGATTGTTGGTCTTTCAAGTACCGTAGCCCTGTCAATTCTGAGATGAAGCAAAAAGTGGCTTGTTTTGCGTCTGGAAGTAAGATATTGTTACTATAGAAACCAAGCAATTGAGATTCAAAAGTGGAAACAACTGAGATAGAAGAACTTTTCTGCAGTGACTTCTAAGTTCTTTTATACTCTGCTTTTCCTTAGTTTCTAGTCACAGCTGATCTGGTATTTGTAATTAGAAAGTAGCTGAACATGAGGTCAGCAAGCTGTATGTTCTGAGTTTAACTCTTGTAGCAAGACTGCAATTGAATCCTGGAAAGATTTCTATGAAGAGTAGAGACCCAAGAAAAGgacagtgtgacagggtcgggccagatggctataggagagtaatagaaggcagatatattagccccaggctaagtaggtcccttttacctgggtaaggtaacagggaaggttccagaaaaatcaggaaccttctggagacaattaagacagcatgattagaacacctacagctaaacaagaagctgctagaatcaattaaggcaggctaatcagggcacctgggttttaaaaaggagctcacttcagtttgtggtgtgcgtgtgaggagctgggagcaagaacgcggactgttggaggactgaggtgtacaagcattatcagacaccaggaggaaggtcctatggtgaggacaaagaaggtgttgggaggaggccatggggaagtagcccacggagttgtagctgtcgcacagctgttccaggaggtgctctagacagctgcagtccccagggccctgggctggaacctggagtagagggcgggcccgggttcccccaaatcctcccaactcctggtcagacacaggaggagtcgacctggactgtgaattcagaaaaacggccaagctgagggctgctgcgaagctccaaggcaagcaaatccaccaataagcgaaagacccaccaaggtacagcaggaactttgtcacatctggtgtccacagtgcggcggaagaaggagggtgtttggaagggaaaaaaaaaaagaaagaggatctatttttttcaccacaatggaggaggtagtgtGGGCACTGATAGaagccacggctgcccagcaggaggctactcgtGTCCAGGCAGCCTCCCAACAGCAGGCAGTGCGCTGCAGCAAGAAactaatcgcctgctgatggatcaggctgctcaagaccgggctaTGTGCGGGAATTGGTAAAcgaggtaaaggcccttacagagctgaaccgcggCCATGATGGGACACAGATCATGCAGGCCAGCaactggctgcagaaaatgacgcaGGAAGATAATGTAgcggcatacctcctggcctttgagaggacagcactgcgggaggcttggccccgagaacagtggtctggcatcctcctccattcctgtgtggggaggcccagaaggcctactatgatttgcctgaagaggctgtggcagactacccccagctgaaagcagagatcctggccagatctggggtaactaCCACAGTGCGGGCTcagcgatatcatgagtggaggtacaaggaaaacaaaacctcccAGTTCCAAtaatatgacctcatccatctcgcacgaaagtggttacgaactgagacccagagtccagaggagatactagaggttctggtcatcgaccggtacatgagaggactaccgccAAACCTTcgcgcctgggtaagccagaacaaaCCCTCCACCTACGACAAGGTTGTCATGctggtagaaaggcgaaggaCGGCGAGGGAGCTGACCTGACCAgataaggaagaagcaccccgggttaaactagcagcaccaagacCTACAGttcgggtgactgggccaccaggagaaccaggtggaaaaagagaggggctgaaggcccaccagaagccacaaagagtcggagcactgagggggaaaagAATCGTGATCTTAGactacccaaaccaagagaccggggaatgcctagggctccatacagatg is a genomic window of Lepidochelys kempii isolate rLepKem1 chromosome 1, rLepKem1.hap2, whole genome shotgun sequence containing:
- the ETFRF1 gene encoding electron transfer flavoprotein regulatory factor 1; this translates as MASPLRGEVLNLYKNLLYLGREYPKGADYFRSRLKAAFLKNKDVKDPEKIKQLISRGEFVIKELEALYYLRKYRAMKQRYYEDDNKNK